From Rhopalosiphum padi isolate XX-2018 chromosome 2, ASM2088224v1, whole genome shotgun sequence:
GATGCGTAGAAAAAAATTTCTCTAACCACCCAAAGTCTAAGTGTTCCGTGGCGACAAAGTCAAAAAACTGCAAAATCCTAATTTCTGACGCCAAAAAGAGGGGTAAAAAAGGCTCTTACTGTGTCGACACAAGACGCCGATTTTGATCACCGATCTACAAAAATCGAACCTGCAAATTTCAGAAAcgtggaacaaaaaataaacatttttcaaaatatccaTGAGGGGGGGGGCATAGGACCCTCCGACCACCGaaagattttatgtaaaataacttaaaacaaaacttttggTGAAGAAACTATGCCCCTACATCGAAACCCGGCCGAGTAACACTCGACTAAAAAACTCAAATTTCGGAATTCCAAAGCCCCAAAGTGGGGTAAAAACGGCTTTTACGGTCTCGACAAAAGATACCACTTTTAATCAGAATCCTCAAAAATACCAGAATATTGAGTTTCAGACACGTCGAACGACTACTaaggtttttcaaaaatatattgggggggggggggttaaaggTACCTCAACTACAGGGTAATTTTTGGAGAGACCTAACCATTGTTTAGGAACGTAACTTTTATAGCTGTAGAGACAATAGTTTTTTCGtaagaatttttcaaaattataatatatcatatcattgcCGCATGATTCTCGATATGATTTGATGAAaaactatttctaaataatacgtatacttATGCCTAGTGTTTTACTAAATATGAATGCCTtcctaaaatttaacaatttaatgcaAGTATAcagtactaataagtaataatagtactcataaataatgatgaaaCACAATAggaaattaagaatatttactCTTTTGAAAAGGTGTTTAAGGTCTACCTTTTGtaattgtacgtataataagtaatgtagtttttttatttacatagaatattatatgactttGACGTTTGCGAATATATCGTATTTCTTACAAATTGTACCGTGtcgtaatttttcataaattttttgttgcttttggtaattaaaatgtaGAAGATTCAATATTGTTATACCGTTTAGGGTaatgttaaacttttataactgaaaaatataattatttactttgaaacCAGATTCATTAAAGAAATTGACTTAAGTACCTAATGTTGAATATTATGCAGACTtgcattaagtaaataaaataaatatttaaaaagttttatgttatacaacATAACTTTTCTAAAACTTCGCATTTTACAACTCGTTATTTTAAcccatgatataatatgttgatattatgatattcatcTATAGATTTTGAGATTCAACTTGAAGTactaacttattaatattagttcatAGTTGTATCGTTTCGAAATCTTCGAGGTTCAATGCAGTGACACCTCGAGATCAAATTTCTGTTCTCCCTTTACTATTTGGAAGATTATCTAGGGACGCATCTGCGTCGATCCTTGAAGATTTTATCTAGATGGGGCCAGTTAACCTAGGGTTTAGTTTTGGAGTTAGATTTttgaaaacgtaataataaattgaatttttggacaaaaattcataaaaaaatcagaatttggacagttatataattataaatgagttgacagtttttaaatattatgcaatagttTATGAGGAAAATAgaaaatagcgaaaatattgaATGTGCGGTAGGGTTGCCTATACAAAATACCTTCAAATCTGTAtgccaatttaataaaatacataatgcgTTCACTATTTGAGGTGTACTGTAtgacagaataatttataaaataaattgtatcatagAGATAGAATAATAGAAGAATCAACCGAccaaccaatattttatttttaaaaaataattataatgtatagaactTGCCTATATAAACCCCTTCTACTGATGAAAGAAATAAGGATCTGACAGCCTggctataactaatattattgaaatataaacaaaacagtAAATGATTCTGTCAGGCTTCTCTAAGATATGGCATATATTTCGGACATTCATCTTGCAAATATGTGAGTGAATCATTCGTTATGAATAACACTagaagcaataataataataattattatagacctttagaaacatttttgatctatttttttattattattattttcttttttaaacttGGTACTATTTTGGAGACTATACAACAAATTGGAGAGATGCAACATGAACTTAGCACTCCGAACAAAATGTATTTCTGTTAAAAATGTGcagtatcaaattatttttaaaaatattgtattcgtttggacataatacaataaaatagaaatgCCAATGTAAACGCAGCACCCCGATCTAAGTTTGATTAATGcggttgttaaaaataaattccaaaacTTGTTGAAATTGTATGTCAAGCACGTTTGCTGTTTCGATAGTATTCGATGGCACCGAATTTAGTCATAAGAatctaatcataatattaactttaacattcatatttttaaattatgatagattttttttgaaaatgaaaatggcCCAGCTGTTTAATTAGAATCTGAGTTAATAGATTTGTTTGgtgtataattttgaaatactcAGTAAattcgttttataaatatttagaggaaataataatataaaataggtttatatttttatatttttttttattaacaataaatgctTTGACATCTGTAGTTTTAGCCTATACAGTGTTACATTGACTTAgaattatgcatatataatagataagatTACATAAGATGCATAAGGTACATAAGGTTTTataaggtttttaaattttaaaagtatatatacaatatacataagtattaacATTTGGGATATTgggttacaataattttataagattaatagatctatacaaattaaaaatggcgTTAACGTTGGCTTCCCCTAATGCTTCCTCCATGTTATTGGGTGACTTAAAATTTTTCGTTCTTCATTATACATATGGCAGTGAAGTGTGATATTCTCGTTtctatttttatagtgtttataaatcatattctaAAAAGTGTAGAAGCATagaattgaagtaaattattaataaatctattaaataattgtattcgtttggacataatacaataaaataaggaTACCAACGTAAACTCAGCACCCTGATTTAAGTTTGATTATTGCGGTTGTAAAACTGTGTTATAAATTCCAAATCTTGTTGTAAATTGTTTGTCACACACGTCTACAAATGTTTCAATTGCATTCGATGCTACCGAATTTATTCATAAGatctgattataatattaagtgatttgcatatatgtatacataagcatgtaaattaataatatttagtagcatacatttttatattaattattttttttttagaagtatgatgtattaaattaaaacgtataagtccaaataatttaattctagtAGGTCATAGTGcctttataattgttttttacttgcctagatataatttatatttattatattatacaattaataaaatattggaatattaatttaaaagattttatattattcaattttataatgattaattaagtattcaatgttattttacgttctaattaatattaaaaataaatattataacgacatAGAGATAATGTCACACTTGAAtagttttaacatatttttattttatatttctaaactgTTGTATTGTTTTCATTGTAGATGaagaaaattttattattagaattagaATTGGAGATGATAGTGTCgacgataaaaatttaaacgtaaAATGCGATTAGATTATTCGGGAACCTTTATGATCAATAGTTATCAATGGAAAAGAGTTAAATCCAATAAATGGCACCCACCAaatgaaatgttaaaaaaatcacaatggtacttacctattatctatatcattattttcataactATTGTTTGGTCATGAAACTCCTACAACCGTAGTGGTCGGTCTCAATGACTACACCACCGAgttgacaacaataataataaaatggcaAGACTTATAGAAGGTTGAAAGTAGTGGTTGGTTGGTTATTGACCACATCAACTAcaccattaaatataatattaattgtatggcaaaacacacaataatttattgtttgccaataaaactatatataataaaaaaattgttaactgTCAAAGACGTCTCTTTGAACAGTCCACAAcggaatacaaaatataatattacaaataataagaaaataataatatcaacacgaatgataatacaaatataatgataataagataatacaatatttacgcGTCTCCGACGACCGTGTTAGGTGGTGACGAGTTGACGTTTTTCTACGGGAGACAAGTGACGGCGGCAGTTGGACCCCTGCGTAAATGTTATCGCGGTTCGTGCGGCTTATCTGACCCACGTCAACAACCGTTAttcaataacttataaataatttaattggtaAATGGAACACGGTCCGCAGCGATGtagtataaaagaaaatatatgcgGCACAACGGTGGACACGGTGACAACACTTGGATTTGGCGACACTACGAAGCCCGAGGAACAAAGCGACCGCGAGCAAGCGGTGACAGCGTGACGGCGATCCGTAAATCGGTCAGACACCTGAGAAAAACGACAGGCCGTAAAAGGTGGCAAAGGTCGTTGGACAACTGAACTGGTCAAGTGTCTTGTCCGCCTCGGATGTACGTTATCGTTGACAATACACTAGCAGGCGGAAGGGACGACACGGCCAGTTCACACATATCGGCTGGACTTATCTCTCGGGACGTGAATATCTTGATATGCTGGATTTTTTCGGTCTCGGTGCGCGAACAACTATCAATTAAGTCAATGAGTTCACAATACGAATTATTTTCTTACGTGATTATATCAACATATAAGAGTTGAGTTTCCAAAACGCGAGACTTGAAAATGTAAGacaatatatttgtacaataaatGGTTTTAACGGAAGTGGAACGTTTACTGTAAAACGTAGTTTTGTTTTGGATTTTAGTGGTGCATATCATGCCACTAAAAAAATACCAGAAAACGTGATGTTATTAATAAACAGTACTTTACATCtaatttttccatttataagtaagtaatttgtatttcataaacaattattatcgatattataatttataatgtttgattTACTTCATCGATAACTAAAGTTGTCTTCATTAACAGCGTCCATCAATATTTGTTTATGAGTTAATTTtgtcaaacaatttttataaattattattattattggttgtcAAATATATTAGTGTTTAATCAGTATGTTTTTATGGTCAGATTGTAATTTTCTTCCCAAAAAGTACATTACCTGTCTTGAAAATTCGTGTGCTCTCGCATATACACATTAAGTAACGAGTTTCGTATTTTTTGTACTGTAATCCCCGTATCAGTTTTTTGAAAACTtattcatattgttttataacggaatgggtaaaaaataaagtttatttttacttgatTCAACGACAAACTACTATCCATTTTCCGGAACGGATCAGAACTTTGAAACTATGCGACGTATATGCATTTTtgacataattatattgttgaatAACTGCcgttaattaacaataaatgtatataataattattggatatGTAATACGTCCATCTAAAACAGGGGTCGGTAACCGTTTGAGACAGCAGAGCCAAAATTTACatcttacaatttaaataattttccagTTTTTAAAGAACcgcaaaaaatatttgtttcaaaatctTTGTATTTGCTTATATATGTTAAGGTGTATGACCGCAGTAGGCGAATGTTGACAGTTACTAGTGTATGTTAACATTTACCAAAAATCGTAGTGAATGTTGACAAAATTGTCTTAACGCGTTCATACACCGGTGATTGTTGACATTTACAACCAGTGTTTGGTAAATATTGACCACACTTGAAGCACGATGCCACGATGTATGTAAAaggtatttttgtattattttgtaaaattaagacATTATCGCCCAATAACAATATGCATTGGAGACGTTTGGACATTAGTAATATTATCGCATGAGACAATCCGATTGTCAATCGTTtgctagataatataatataaatatactctcGTCAGTATCGACGCGTATTCTAAGCCGAGCGCAACTGTgtaagtgtaatattttattattaattatattatgttcaaattaaaattaataatggatcaaaatataaaagaaattttttacgaaaagtttagtgaatttttattaaaaaaaagggaagataattgtttttatttaaacactgataaatataataaatatataagtgaatttataaattttaaagcaaaaaaaaataaacaacgaaGTGATTACAGACGATTAAATCGGTTTGACGTTATGGATATTATGGATAATCGTAAACTAATCGTCCTACTAAAAGAAGgtgaaactaaaattattttctatgtaaAGAACGAAGAACTATACGACATTATGCACGAAGCTCATATAAAAACTGGTCACGGAGGGCGAACCAGAATTATGAATGAATTGCagaacaaatacaaaaatataacatatgaagttgttatgttatttttaaatttatgtgttCAATGCcaaactaaacaaaaaattccaaaaaatgtattgtaatcaAACCTATTATAAGTCGTGAACTTAATTCCCGGTGTCAAGTAGACTTGGTAGATATGCAAACTTGCAAAGAtggtgaatttaaatttatattaaattatcaggATCACCTAACCAAATTCATTCAATTAAGACCTCTAAAATCTAAAACTGCAGAAAAAGTTGCACAtcacttattaaatatatttcttgttTTCGGTGCTCCAAATATTTTACATTCCGACAACGGACGAGAGTTCGTAAATAAAGTTATATCAGAGCtatgttcaatgtgggatggTGTGAAAATTGTGCATGGTAAACCACGCCACAGTCAAACACAAAGATCTATCGAAAGGGCAAACCAAGATTTCCAAAATATACTGAGAGCTATGATGGAAGATAATGACACTACAAAATGGTCAGAAGCATTACCATTTGttcaatttacaaaaaatacaacGTATCATCAAGGTATTAAGCAAACGCCATACGAAGCTATGTTTGGCACTAAAGCACAAAGAGGTCTTTTGACATCTTCTCTTCCACGAGAACAAAGAAAAACTAGCAACAGAAGAAGAGTTAGAACAAATACTTCAGTCTATaagtaagtataaattataaaattaaaataaaatatattaatatgcactGACGCCTTATATGCATAAGGTGTGATCGATATatagtaactaaataataaaggaAGTAGAGGAAGAGTCTAACGGTAAAAGTGACGATAATCTTGACAATCGAGCAAATAATGATGAAGATAAGCTCAACGATAAAAGTGATgacaaaaaccaaaattaattattaagtatgtaattcaaaataataatagctattacaaaaataatttaaacaaatattttgtatttaaaatacataaatgaaaGGAAGGAGAATACAATTAAGAATAGAGCATTGGCACTAAATGGACTTCAAACACAAGCAAGTGTAATGCTGCGATCGTCAAACCAAAAATTTCCGTCTGCTCAAGTAGGTGATACTGTTCGAGTGCGTGTTCCAGATATCGATCGAGGACGTATGgattaccaaaatattttggCTGTTGTAATGGACGTCGATAATGACTTCTACAAATTAGGAACAAAATATGGAATTATCAGTCAGCTGTACACTCGAAATCAATTTGCAGTTTGCAAAGAAAAATTGATATCGTTAAACGATGTTTTATCCGATAAGACAATGTTTTTGAGACAGGTATCGACAGCTGCTTCCAAAAGTGGTGGCCAAGATTATGTACGAtgcaattgtaaaaaaaaatgtaatacaaaaaaatgtaattgtaagaATGGGGGAATACTTTGCAACAGTAAATGCCACGATAGCTTACcatgttgtaataaataaaatttaaaattaatatatactactaaactataaattaaaaaattaatttgttaaattatatatatttatatataattattattattattatttatatattttttttttttatttttttttttatttttttttttatatttattttatttttatatttatttttttttttctagctatctatttgattatatatgttGTCAACATGTCAACATTCACTAAATAACTATTGCGCATGTCAACAAATACTGGTAAATGTCCGCATTGTGAGATATTTGAAATCATTGATGACATTCAcaaaaatttttagtaaatttcgaCATACACCGGTGACTGTCAATATTTACTGCCATGCGGTCATACACCTTAacatatataattgattttagatttaaaataaacgaatttacaaacaaaacaatatttattcatgtaaaaacatacaaatatttttagcacaaaacatattcaagtattttagcattaatataataaattatacggttattgaataataacatagattaaatatactagtattattatagtattaatataataatacatttaatttatggtAATAGATAGTTATATGGTTACATCAATGGGAACATTGGTTTTGTATGTATTTGGAAAGTTttgtacacaattttaaatttagttgatTATGATGGCCTGTGCAGGTATTTCATATTCTTAAAgcgacaaaaatatatattttttttgatacctaataaaatgattatttttgtgtGTGGACCTAGAGAGCCGCAACTTAAGATCGAAAGAGCCGCAGGTTGCCGACACCTGAACTaaagcaatttataaattatgtttaacacTGCAGGTACAAGTGATACTGTGTATTCATGgtataaaaatgacaaattacTCGTTGAAAGAAAAGCAATAATTGACACGGAACTCATGGGTTTGATAATGATTACAATTCAAAGTCGGTAAGATTGTCGGATGCTGGCAATTATAAGTGCGCTGTGAAAAATACTATGGGTTCAATTCAATTCAAATTCAATGTAGTTGTTTATGGTAAAGACAATTTGTCATtatccttataatataatatcaatcggTATAGATTTAGTTTGTTGATATTATCAAAACTCGCTGTTAGTTCTTGAAGTactataataagaaatttagaataaaTCGACAATTGCCAAATCCAAAAACATTCACACTTGGCTAATacaaaaattagataaattaatctaaatgtttttaacttttaacttagaTGGCAGTTATTGCACaccaattttgtaatttatcgaCATAAGATGAAGATACTATGGTTTTATATGAATATGGTATCTATAGTTTCATCGGGACTACTAATTTATTAGGTGGATCAACACGACCATGACAATGAACAGAGTAGAATTTATTTATGGGGAAGATTTCTGTAATCTAGTGGGTCTGAGGTAATGATGATTGGGCcacaataattcaaaaaataattctcaGATCTAAACTAATTCTATAGAATTCCGTAGACGCGTATATCCGCACGTGCGTACGGCGGTTTTATACGTTGTCTAATGGAggataaatgataatacgtGCAGACCTAGTATGGCACGACAAAACAGccacgatataatatttaataataatggacTGTATTCcgtaaacacatataatattatataacataataaaatataaatataataaatatataaatgagtcTGACCTGATCAGCAACGGGAAAAGGACAACCGAAAACGCTTCAAACTGGATCACCGTCGAGCCATCccacaacataatatagtatactagaataatatataatgttataataatgttcaaaCGCGTTAAACTACACCCggcgtgtaataatataataatcggaccaaatataaaaatatcagtcGAATCGCGaagatactatataattttaattattagtacacactgtgtaaaataatatttacgaacagccaactaataaaaaatataaatacacaaatataataataactaatgacGTCGGAACGACCACAACGACGGCGGCGTGGCATCGATGATCGGACCTGTGCGGCTGTGCGTTGTCATAATATTGTTCAGGCGGCCGGTGGAAGCACCATCAGTCCATAAAGTCATCGATGTCACGGTCACATTCCAATCAATTGATAACGATTGATTCCGATAACATCGATTGATATCGAACAAATGGGTGATGGTCAGCACACAGTGATAGAAATCAACGACGAACTAGATGACTCAGGTGGCCTGTCACACACACCACTCACACAAGAGTTGCTGGTGGACTTACATTGCGTCGAACATTTGACCAATTTCGATAGTTGATACAGAAACGaaagaaaaatcataaataatcatttgtgta
This genomic window contains:
- the LOC132918941 gene encoding KRAB-A domain-containing protein 2-like, producing MDIMDNRKLIVLLKEGETKIIFYVKNEELYDIMHEAHIKTGHGGRELNSRCQVDLVDMQTCKDGEFKFILNYQDHLTKFIQLRPLKSKTAEKVAHHLLNIFLVFGAPNILHSDNGREFVNKVISELCSMWDGVKIVHGKPRHSQTQRSIERANQDFQNILRAMMEDNDTTKWSEALPFVQFTKNTTYHQGIKQTPYEAMFGTKAQRGLLTSSLPREQRKTSNRRRVRTNTSVYKKENTIKNRALALNGLQTQASVMLRSSNQKFPSAQVGDTVRVRVPDIDRGRMDYQNILAVVMDVDNDFYKLGTKYGIISQLYTRNQFAVCKEKLISLNDVLSDKTMFLRQVSTAASKSGGQDYVRCNCTSDTVYSWYKNDKLLVERKAIIDTELMGLIMITIQSR